Part of the Urocitellus parryii isolate mUroPar1 chromosome 2, mUroPar1.hap1, whole genome shotgun sequence genome, ttttgttttatttgggtcaGCTCCTTCTTAATGGCCTGAAGGTCATCTCCTTTCAACTTTCCAGACTTGGAAGAAGATCCCCACTGTCCACTCTTAGAATTGAAGCCACTTTTGCCCCTTCGGGAGGTGTTTCCTGAAACACGCTGGCGTTTAGAGGGCACTACAGCCCTAgcaataggaggaggaggaggaactcgTGCTGGGTAACTATACATCCTGTCATAATGATCACGTTGAAAATCATAGTCCAAGTCAAAAGAGGAGCTGAGTAGAGGGGACGGAGAAGGGTGTTCTGGTACTGACCCGTACATCTCCGCTGCAGATCGTTTCACACCTGCCTTTCCTCTGTTCACTTTTGGCTCTGCAGCCAGATTCATATCTAAAACCTGGCCAGCAATCATTCTGCCATCCTCTTCTGCTACAGCAGCCAGGGCATTTCTCTCATTAACATACTGGACAAAGGCAAAGCCCTTATGGACAGAGCAGCCCACAATTTTTCCATACTTGGAGAAGATTGCTTCCACATCGGACTTCTTGACCACCAGAGTGTTTAGATTCCCAATGAATACACGGGAGTTCATGGAGCGTGGATCTGTCTTGTTGGTAACGTTGCTAGCCATTGTGTTTGATAAGGTTCCTCACAAAGGCGGAAGAATGTAGCTGAAGATCAAAAAAATCTCACTCAGCAAAGATCCACTAACTTATATATTTCAAGTGATTTGTAaccaggagggggagggagaagagattcGATTCTGAATCTCCTACTCCCAGATTCTATATGAAGAAGTCGACCGCTGCTCGAGGTCAGCAAGGCGGCCGCAACCGCTCAGCCTTCGTCTCTTCACAAAATGGCCACTAATGATTTTTCAATTCTAGAAAATTTGGAATGCTTCGGGTAGAGTTAATGATCAAATGTGACTAGCATTCTTTATCCTTTGAAAAATATGCTTTCCCCCTTTTTGttatattggtgcattataattatacgtgatagtgggatttgttgttacgtgtctgtacatgcacacaatatgacaataCAAGTTGGTCAGTTTCACTCCTCAATATTGTAAATGTTCCTACAATGTTACTTCCATGGGTCCTGAGCTTTCTTTGTACAACTAGGGGGCTCCACTATGATGAGACATATTTAGGAAGATAGATATTTGAATCAAAAGTCCAGTTTATGGCATATAATTGATTTCACTGAGGTCAAATAACCAAATTCCCTAGTAACATCCAGCTCTAGACAACTGAGATCATCtctgtacatatttatattatattctacCAAAGAGATTGGGTGTAGTGACAGGAGTATGAGCAAGTGTTACTGCTTTAACTTCATAAATAGatgcatgtttatatatttatgcacATTGGAAATAACATtagaatttaatttattatatttattgtatttccaCCCATTAAAAAAGACTAACTTGTGAAGTAGCTATAACATTTAAAGTGGGTAAATATTTTGGTTCATATTTAGGTGTCAACCCATAAAGGCACAAGATTTTAAAATTGCGAAAACACATattcatcaaataaaaaattgcaaattTAGTGATATTAAACATGAACATTTTAGAGAACTGACATTAAAGGAGCCATAGCCACCTACATACAGCACAGAATGTGGAGAGAACATGCCTCCTATGTATGTAATGGGATGGGATGAATTGTGTTCCCTCAAAATTCACATCTGACTCCCAGTGCTTCAGAATGGGACTGTGTTTGGAGGTAGGACCTTTAGAgaggtaattaaattaaaatgaggttatTAAGGTGaatcctaatccaatatgactggtgtcctcataagaagaggggattaggacacagacacacacagaggaaagaacaGGGGCAGATGCAGGGTCATCTACAGGCCAAGAGGGAGGCAAAGGCCTTGCAAGAAACCAGCACCATGATCTGAAGCTTCTAGTTTTAAGAATTTTGAGGAAATATCTGCTTTTCAAGTCACCCCATCTATGGGACTTTGTTAGGGCAGCTCGAGCAGATAAATATAAGTGGTTTTACCACTTCCTACGCCTTCATCTTCTGGCCTTTGTTTTTGAAGATTCAAGTGTTATTTTAGCTTCTACTTGATTTGGCTCTGAATATGACGTGACTCAGACCAGTTAACAAGTCACAAGAGTTTCATGTCTGTATTGTGAAGCGTTCGCCGAATCAAGTCAGAAGCTCCGAGACACAATATACACCTTCAGGTTTATCCTTGAATGGGAACAAAGGATAGGATGTTTATTATACTTGTAGATGACCAGAAACCAGAGAGCACAGTCAACCCAAATCATTCCAATAGGCTGAACAAGGAGGTGAACTGAAGTAgaggaaaattcaaaagaaataatacaagtTCTTAAACCTGGATTCAAAAAAGTCAATTGTGTAAGAGCAAAGTGGGGGGAAATAAATCATTAAACAGCAGTGTATGTGAACTGTATGAGTCAAATGAATAATGAGAGTGTCCCAGATTCAGGGTGCTTATAACAATTCTTGTTTCTGGTACTGTCTGGTAAAAATCCAAGCAATGCTCAGGCAACCATTTTTCAGTGACATGGCAGATGTTACATACAAAACTCAAAGGCACATTAGTGGCTGAAGTTAAATTCAATACTAACTGTTGTCTGAGGAATTGAAGACCACTTTCTCTCTTCATAATTTtgagttttgttatttattttttatttttttgcagggggtacCAGGATATAATCACAGGGCTACttgacctattttgtattttatttagagacagggtttcactaatttgcttagtgcctcccttttgctgaggctggtcttgaactctcgatcctcctgtctcagcctcccaagccactaggattacagtaCGTGCTACCGCACCTGGcaagtttttatcttttaaatattaataattaagaaaaacagaagaaggcACTAAAGACAGCCATGAAAAATCAATGAGATCAatatccatttgttttttttaatctccgTGTATTTGTATCTTTTCTGGAGGAACTCATCCTTTGAGTGGAGATTGGGAAACAGGGGTCTTTGGCTGCATGGAGAGTGTCTAGCCTGACGACTCCAGATATTGATTGGATTTGATTTATTCTGAGGCTATTGTCTTAAATGGTGACATGTTGATCTTGGTTTTTCCTCCAACCTCTGTTCATTTTAAGATAATCAGAAAGATTTTGATCTGGAAAACATGTGTTTACCTGTGTAGACCAGTGAAATCTTATGCTGGGAAAAGTCCCTATTTTAATAAGctttaaacaaaaaattctacCTTAGGTGCTAATTAGAATCTAAATTCAGGTGTTAACCTCTTTGACTGAAAGTGCATGTTGAGTAATTGCAGGAAAGGGGCCAATTTCAGGCACAGCAGTAATTACTGAATTAGTAGAAAAGTTCAAGTAGGGCTTCAGATTTCAGATCATTACTGAGCTTTCTGAGGAACAGCTAATCCTGGAGTGATTGGGCTCCTCACACCTGTGCGagcttgtatgtgtgtgtgtgagcatgagGGAGCTCCacttatatttcaaagaaataaccTTACAAATGACCACAGAATCAAATACTCATAtttcttgttatttaaaaatagaatttcaaagaCCTCTGAATTGATCTTCAATGCTTTTATCCTTTTGCTTCCtaaagaaggagaaaacaaacaaacaaacaaacaaaaaaacccctcagGATCCATTTTATCTGACAAGATGGcttcattcttaaaatttatcCAGTATTAGTGACTTCCTTAATGTCTTAGGAATTATCATGCCTAGAAACATCAATCTGTGACATGTACACTATATTGTGGATGCTCAGGGAATTTGGGTTCTGTCAAGGGTAAAAAAAGCCCCGAATCCTACTATGGGTGACACTCTCTGAAGACACGAAAGGAAAACTTGTGGGAGTGTACAGTTGCCCTGTTTGTTGGGACACAGTGTGCTTATCAGTCACAATGCTATCCTCTAACTTCAAACAAAATCTAATATTTCTAAGAAGAAGTAAGAAGCGAAAAGACAAAATCAGCCCAAGGCTTCAGAGGACAATCTTCAGGATGTGGAGTACCTATGCTCCACTTCACTGTGGGGACATTTCCTCCCTTGTGAGCATCTTCGGAAGCATTAGCCCTGATTTACAGACTACTAAGTGCCCTGAGTCTTGTCGAGAGCTTCTTGCTTACCCTAGCAACAATGATGCATTACTAGCATCTCTTCATGACCTAAAAGTAAAACTGTGGAGGTTGGCGGTACTGAAGGTTGATGGGAGCACTTTTTTCAAGTGTCAGGAATGGCTGACATCAGCATTGAAGTAGGAATCACCTTCTAAAGCCTACCGTGTGTGACATCAACTTGCAATAGGCTTTGTGCTCTCATGAAGAATTCCCAATCAAATGTTATAGACATATACAAAGTTAAATAGTAATCTCAGTTAGACCAGACAGCAAAAAACTAGAATAAACCTAAATTCTCATGAAAGTGGAAGTGGGTAAATAAATTATGGAATAGTCATATAACAGGGTACTTTGCACccattaaagaaaattatgtacCAATACATAAAGAGCCTcaaggcatatttttaaaataaaaaaaggtacaAAATAATAGCTTTAGAATTTTCTCACTTGTacaaatttttccaaaaggaaatgaaaatctataaatatgtgtgtaaaatgaacatgaaaatctATAAATACTTAGAtaagcatgatttttttaaaaaagcatttagaaGAAATATGAGTTACATTTTGAGAGATGGACTGGGGACAATTATGGGAGGTTCAGGATGGATAAATGTAGGAAGAATTGCTTTTGTTTATACCATTtgacatattttgatttttttagccATATGTACACattggttctatttttttttccccagtgctgaggatcaaagagTAAAGCAAGAAAGAAGACCAAAGAGAAGCCATTaaggtaggcaagtactctactactgagctatacccccaaccctgtacatattgtttctgtttttaagatacaagtaaaggggctggggatgtggctcaagcggtagcgcactcgcctggcacgagtgcggcctgggttcgaccctcagcactacatacaaagaaagatgttgtgtccgcggaaaactaaaaaataaatattaaaaattctatctctctctctcactctctctttaaaaaaaagatacaagtaaAACTTTAAAAGGCATAAAAGAGGCAGATTACTGTTGAAAAAATATAAGGTGATGTATTATTCATTATCAAATAAATGTTACAGGCAGTGAGTATCATAGAAGTTCAATGGAGAGAGAGATCACTATATGAGAGTCTGaatcattattataataattctGTTTATAAATCAGTGTCAAGAccatttttgatatatttctatCCATTGCAGTTTTTAtctttatcaatatgtaaatcatccCTTCTTCCAGTAGAATCCTTTTGTCTcctgagtcatttttttaaaaaaatttttttagttgttgaaggacatttattttattcacttctttatatgtggtgccgagaatcaaacccagtttctcacacatgcaagacaagtgctttaccactgagccacaaccccaatccttcCTGAGTCCTTTCGACAGAGCCTTAGAAATCTTTGCTAGTTTCCTTTTTCCCTGGGATAACAAGGTGTTCCCAAATCATCTTGTACATGTTCTTTTGTAGATCTGGAAGTCTCTCCAAAGAATGAAGAATTCCCAAAGAGCCCTGGTCAtctatttttatggaaaattGTATTTAGAGACACTTATTTGCTGCTGGGTTAGTCATTTTTTGGTAGTCCTTAATAGTGAgcagatttttatatatgtacttgtATAATAAAATACACATGAGCTCATACTGATGCTGTCAATTCATGTTCaggatttttaagatttttcttcacTTTATTGAGCTCACGTAtttaactttttgtgtgtgttttgttcgGTGCTAACAATTGAATGAAGCCAGGGCTTGGTGCATGCTAGGCTAGTTCTTTATcaccaaaccacatccccagctctttttttcattcagttcTCATAATTTTATAGCAGTCTCAGAGTAATCATTTCAACACCACTATTAATAATACAATTACTGAAAACAGCTGTAATTATGGAAACTAGTTCTCACTGAATATATTTCACTAACACAGGCAAATAATTGCTCTAAAAGTCATTTGGAATAGTTCCCTTTGGTGAGGTTTTACTATCAATTGACTATAGATTGAGGTTCATTTGTTACTTTGGATGTTTggaaattgcattttattttattgctttttatttttattctatttatttatttttaattggaaattgcattttaaattttatttttttagaaattatggaAACATAATCAATAGTCATTGGAAGATGGGAATATCACTGTGGAGCATTGTCCCAATGACCTATTGTTACCCAATATGTCCCATGATGCCCTTTCCTATGACTCATAAATAAAGTACTCTATAAATGCTTCACACTTTGGTCAGATTCTGCCCTTACTCAAATGGGGCCATGGCTTAAAACTGCTTCCATTACAATTAATTAGGAACCATTTGCTCTGAGTTCAGAGAGCTCCTTTTCTTACTGTGGAGCAGTATCAGATATAATAGAAACACAGCCTGAAAACAGACTAAAGAGACTTGAAAGCCTTTTTTTGGGGATACACAGTAGGAATATAAAATGCACCCTAAACAGAGCTTTGAATGTGTTGGAAGATCTCAGCACCTATTCAATCAAATTATTAGTGCGTTTGTGATGACAGTAAGAGTCTATGATAGGCATGACTCCATGGTGTCAATAAAACACCCAATAAAGCACCTATTCTTACTATATAGGTTGAATAAAATTCCCAGGGTGAGTTTAGAGTGATGAGGGACAAGtgctttaaaaaagtgtttaaagCAAGCAAAGAAATGAATGATACATTTCTAACAAACCCATGTTTAAATGAGAGATGCATATTCGAGCATGGATGGATGCAGTTGAAAATGACATCAAAATTCACTAATTCATTTACAGGCTGTTGGTTATGTATTTGAGTAATGTACAGGGTTTGCGGTTTATAACATCATCAGAGTTGTACAAAAGCATTATATCCCTGAGAGTTGTGCAGttatctctccctttctctttcttttctttgtatacaATGGGGGATCTAAGCCTGGATCCATGCCCTACCCAGGACATTTCCTCTTTGTGGCATGTGAGCCTTTACCAACGCTAAGATTTACTGCTTTGGGGATCGGTTCAGAACAAATGTTCCAAGCAGCCGTCTGCCTCGGGCAAGGTAATTTTGGACAAATTCAGCAAGACTTCAAAGGAAGCCACCTACTACAATGACGAAGAAGGATAAAGACCTGATTTAAATGAATGTATTGCAATTAGTGGGTATTTACTTTATATGTTGCCAAGTTCTGATAGCTTTCTCTAACCCTCagggaaataatatatatgtCTACTTCTAGTGAGCTAAAGAAATGGGATATGTGATTCCAGAAGAGACAGGTGTTGGAAACATACACAGATCtaaaggagagaaaagataaaaagtcCCTGAAAGGTGAAGACACAGAATAAATGCatgtttgttttaagttaaaaaaagaaatgtattagcCTTGTTTTCCCAGCATCCCCCTCCCTGAAAAAAATCATCCTCTGATGTAAAAATCTATCCTTTTTGAAAATagtattagattaaaaaaaaaagaaagggaacttTTAATATCGATAAATATAGAGAAGCCACGTGTCAATTAAGAGTCTTGGACCACCAAGCTACTCTAGGTCCATCCTGACATGCTGTGTGTTTAATCCAATCATTCGGCAGGAAGTATTTCAGCAGTAGAGGAAATTAAGGATTAAACTGTGGTGGGAAGAATCAGAAAGCAAGAGACTGGATGTATAGTCTGAGTGGACTTTAATCAAATCAAGCTAGAAACAGGCCAAAATGGAAATCTAATAGCCAGGACTTACACTGACAAGTGAGACTGAGTGTAAGAATTGTTATAGGGCAAGCCAGAGGGTTCTCTTTGCATTTTGCAAAGAGAAGATGCAAAAAAGTCAGCCTAAATTTAGCCAAGCAGTATTGCATAgaagcttcttcttcttctttttttaaattttactttgattttaattGACACAAGGTACCTCTTAATGAGATACAgtgtgatgtttctttttttaatttttggtgatgAAGATTGAACCCTGCATCTCCTGTGTGTTAAGCACATGTTTTAGCACagaagtacatccccagccccaagatattTTGATATGAGTATACAATGTATATGATCAAATCAGGGCAATTAGCATATGCATaacctcaaatatttttcatttgtttgtggtGAAGACATTTAGATATACACAATAACTTTTTGTTGACTATAGTCACCCTGCTGTGCTATAGGATCCTggaatttattcttcttttccaacTATGATATTAACCCATTAACTAATCCCTACATAAAGTCTTGTATTGGGTTGGGAGGTGGAGGGTGGAAGAAACCGCATACCAGATCCCTaatctaatttctcttttgccaGAAAAGATTCCAAAGAGAGGGAAAACAAAATAGAGTCTGATCTATGTTCCTGTTCATATCACACAGTATGCAATTGAGCAAATAAATCCTTgctgaaaatattaataagatagctttttaattgattttattttttaaatacactacagcggaatgcattaccattcttattacacatgtagaacacaatttttcatatctctgtttgtatataaagtgtgttcacaccaattcatgtcttcatacatgtactttggataatgatgtccatcacattccaccatcattgctaaccccctgcccctcccttctcctcccacccctttgccctatctagagttcgtctattcttcccatgctccccctccctaccccactgtgagtcagcctccttatatcagagaaaacattcagcatttgttttttttgggattggctaacttcacttagcattagcttctccaactccatctatttacctgaaaatgccatgattttatttcttttattgctgagtaatattccgttgtgcatatatgccacattcttttaacccattcatctactgaagggtatctaggttgcctccacagtttagctattgtgaattgtgcttctataaacattgatgtggctgtgtccctgtagtgtgctgtttttaagtcctttgggtatagacagaggagaggtcaaatggtggttccattcccagttttgaGGAGAAGGCCGTTCATCAACACTGCCttagggctggggaggcagctccATGATACAGCACTTATTTATGTAGcttgtgcaaggctctgggtttgattcccagctcaGGGGGAGAAAAAGATTGCTTTCCTTGGATTTAAAAACCTGATTTATCTAGGTAATTAATAACCTTTTCTTCCATTGGAGACATGGCTGTATGCCTCCATTGTGTATGTCACCAACTTCTTCCTGCATTTTGGAATCAAATGGTATCTGAATATTTAGACCTTATCCAAGAGATAAGTTcttcttagaaaaaaacaaaaacaaaaacaaaaaaccaaaaaaaaaaaaaaaagcttccattaaaacagaacaaaacaaaaactgttcaAGCATTCTTTTTGATAATGTTGCTATCTGAACCATTCttccccatttctttctcttaagaactggggatagggctggggttgtggctcagagatagagcactcgcctagcatatgtgaggcactgggttcaagactcagcaccacataaaaataaagatattatatccacctataattaaaaaatgaatttaaaaaatgcaggaATTTGTTGAATCAAATCCTGTCTggaaaaaatccttaaaaaaataaaaagaacttgggatagaacctagggtctggtacatgctaagcaaatgctctataactgaatgataattttattttttttatttttattttgagacagaatctaagttgcccaaactggccttgaacttgccatcctcctatctcagcctcctgagtagctgggataacagaaGTATGCCACTCTTCCTGGCCTTTACACTCTTTATTATAAGATATTCTGTAAACTAGCTGAATGTTTTACAGTGACATAGTCTCTCTTTGATAATCTGCAAAATTCCTAGCCCAGAAATTTTACCATTACCCCTGTTATTTCTGAGGTTTCTGAAATCACTATCTGATTACTGGTATGTTTTAGGAagtggaaaagaatgaaaaactcaCTTAGAGGTGGGGAGTGAGGCATGGGactgtttgttttaataaatctTAAACCATTTTGACATGCGCTAATGGTTGAAATGTAAGTGGCTTAAAGGTGTGTGGCCCTGCGTTCTTCTCCCCTGATGTTTACTTTGGTGGCTTGTCTGTCTGGAAGTTAGGATACCACAAAGCCTCTTTAGGGTCTCTGAGCGTGATGCAGCATGCAGACTACAGAAACCAGCCCCCAGGGCTGGCCCTCCAAGCTGCAGCAGGTAGGATTCTGGTACCAGTGGGCAGGTAAGCAGTCCAGGGAACAATGAGGAGGCAGCAGGTGAACGTAGCCTGGCTTCACCTGGATGCCCTGGAACAATTAGAAAACTTCCATCTTAAAAGGCTCTCCTTTGCAAAGATAAAGGGAAATCTGTTAAGTGACTATTGTCAACTCTGAATTGCCATGTGATGCTAATTTTTCatttcctgggcctgccattctGCCCAAATCAGATTTTGCTCAGCACATTTTTAACAAAGTAGATCCAGGTGACTGGTGCCTTTTAAGTAAGGaagctttctaatttttaaaaacacattagcaAAGGAATTTATTCTTAGATAAGGAAGACTGAAGTGGCAGTGTAAATATAATGACCTGAGGAAAGCAGCctttaaaacatacacacacacacacacacacacacacacacacacacagaggcaaatAAGAGAttggaaataatttctttaatctgGTGGTTATATTTCAGCAAATCTATTTTTGCCTTCATCATTTCTGACACAATTGTTTATaacaatatttaaattgtttattccCCTTTgatatctttttgtctttttgattatgTAGTTAATATACGAATAATAGTACTATTGTAAAAGATCCAAATAATACTTTCATCACCAGTTTGCTGtgtatcttttaaatttacttttatcaCATTACATACAAATATCCATTCTTTGGGAGctgt contains:
- the LOC113188776 gene encoding heterogeneous nuclear ribonucleoproteins C1/C2 isoform X2 encodes the protein MASNVTNKTDPRSMNSRVFIGNLNTLVVKKSDVEAIFSKYGKIVGCSVHKGFAFVQYVNERNALAAVAEEDGRMIAGQVLDMNLAAEPKVNRGKAGVKRSAAEMYGSSFDLDYDFQRDHYDRMYSYPARVPPPPPIARAVVPSKRQRVSGNTSRRGKSGFNSKSGQWGSSSKSGKLKGDDLQAIKKELTQIKQKVDSLLESLEKIEKEQSKQAVETKNDKSEEEQSSSSLKKDETNVKMESEGGADDSAEEGDLLDDDDNEDWGDDQLELIKDDEKEAEEGEDDRDSANGEDDS
- the LOC113188776 gene encoding heterogeneous nuclear ribonucleoproteins C1/C2 isoform X1 → MASNVTNKTDPRSMNSRVFIGNLNTLVVKKSDVEAIFSKYGKIVGCSVHKGFAFVQYVNERNALAAVAEEDGRMIAGQVLDMNLAAEPKVNRGKAGVKRSAAEMYGSVPEHPSPSPLLSSSFDLDYDFQRDHYDRMYSYPARVPPPPPIARAVVPSKRQRVSGNTSRRGKSGFNSKSGQWGSSSKSGKLKGDDLQAIKKELTQIKQKVDSLLESLEKIEKEQSKQAVETKNDKSEEEQSSSSLKKDETNVKMESEGGADDSAEEGDLLDDDDNEDWGDDQLELIKDDEKEAEEGEDDRDSANGEDDS